The genomic window GTTAATAGAAAGGTTATATCAGACATCATAAACTCATCTTTAAAACTTGAAGTTATTGCAACTGCAGCTAATACAGACTTTGCTCTTAAAAAACTTAAAAAACACCCAGATGTAATACTACTCAGCTTAGAAACAGAAACAATTCAAGAAATCGCTTTCATAAAAAAAAAGCAAAATATCAATAACAATCTCCCTGTCATTATCCTCTCATCAAATAAAGATATAGCAAAAAATGCTATCTTAAAAGGTGCTGACGACCTCATAATAAAAACCAATGATAAATTAGAGAGCATAAAAGATAAAATTATTGATTTACTCTCAGTTTACGGAAACAAAACTATAAAAAATAAAATCATAACTAACATCAACTCCACATTCAAAACAATCACGAATAATAGAATCGAAGAAGACAATCTAAGTACAACAGAAGCAACAGATAACAATTTGATAATTACAAAAAATAAAAATGAGACTAATAACCTTCATGAAGAAATAATAGATGAAAAGGCTTTAAAAAAACTTAAAAACAGAAAATTTGAAATAGTTGTTATTGGGATATCTACAGGAGGCCCTGCAGCACTAAAGGAGATACTACCAGAAATTCCTAAAAACTTTCCTGTGCCAATAATAGTTGTTCAACATATGCCAAAAGAATTTACAGCAGAATTTGCAAGAAATCTTAACAATATTTGCAACTTAGCAGTCAAAGAAACAAGTAATAAAGAAATACTCCAAAAAGGATTCATATACATAAGTTCTGGGGGATACCATACAAGAATTAATAAAATAAACGAAAACTATCAAATAGAAGTCTTTGACGCTGCTAATGTAAACGGACACAAACCCTCTATAGGCGTACTATTTAAATCAATATCAGAAAATGTAAAAGAAAAAGCAATAGCTTTAATAATGACTGGAATGGGAAGTGATGGTTCTAGAGAAATTGGAGACATTAAAAAAGCTGGTGGACTGACTATTGCACAAGATGAGCAAAGTTCAGTGGTTTTTGGAATGCCAAAAATAGCAATAGAAGAAAATAATGTAGACTATATAGTTTCAATAAGTCATGTGGTAAAATTATTAAAAGCCATCCTTATTGATGGTTAAATTTTTAAAAACAAGGATAACCTTTGGACATCAAAAAAGAGAACACTGAGGATTGCTTTTCACATGTCAGCA from Borrelia hermsii DAH includes these protein-coding regions:
- a CDS encoding chemotaxis protein CheB is translated as MQKKIYVLVIEASSVNRKVISDIINSSLKLEVIATAANTDFALKKLKKHPDVILLSLETETIQEIAFIKKKQNINNNLPVIILSSNKDIAKNAILKGADDLIIKTNDKLESIKDKIIDLLSVYGNKTIKNKIITNINSTFKTITNNRIEEDNLSTTEATDNNLIITKNKNETNNLHEEIIDEKALKKLKNRKFEIVVIGISTGGPAALKEILPEIPKNFPVPIIVVQHMPKEFTAEFARNLNNICNLAVKETSNKEILQKGFIYISSGGYHTRINKINENYQIEVFDAANVNGHKPSIGVLFKSISENVKEKAIALIMTGMGSDGSREIGDIKKAGGLTIAQDEQSSVVFGMPKIAIEENNVDYIVSISHVVKLLKAILIDG